A genomic segment from Euleptes europaea isolate rEulEur1 chromosome 17, rEulEur1.hap1, whole genome shotgun sequence encodes:
- the HEATR3 gene encoding HEAT repeat-containing protein 3, with protein sequence MGKSKPQRFRRPPSSPAGEPRPAGGQAGAGEAAAAAELLQKLQHPSADVREFACASISKLLQQKQTIPAFVQRDVVRCLGPMLLDQSLAVRETATGALRNLSACGGFDVCDDMVTKDVMTPLVALLKQCQSGLEESNGSVKEPKDTVKNYTEDIANEAVNLLWNVCECNSTAVSIFNREGCLNIVLQYLKRFQTNVDLAIAVASCLQAVTEDNPDLLSSFDASVHQLLEMAMASSDKTMEHVLLRTLVAGVLWNIKSTIPSGSQAGTVNAILKTLSECLVVDAGEVVIRMKEEETERLKTSAELGMEGSVGDGGSVVVNEDEPMEETPPKNTKGKNDISDLLPCSNQELKQATALLLAQQTALEIIVNMCCNEEPSDDEWEELSSSDESDTFLENSCEEGGKLMSPLCLSAEVHTALMNHLVPKKILERTAFPNSVAVDICTRSPAWKPLIKKLNMVQYRALTCLHSILLVSDVDCLGGASVLQSLAQHLSQLIFSQPEFSKQTEFLEAVTSALRALLQMMVSHNIPQCTTPEQLMTLCEAGIQSDNIGVRVNVVSILGIAGSVLSKLEDTVETLKMIGKFLLEVATKDPSLVVAGEGLDALFDVFADGKEAEKAAEQIELRPALKAFQPVFKLRMRKEGKGHYSTDQLCVLDNVKLNLRRFIAYLETLERNK encoded by the exons ATGGGCAAAAGCAAGCCGCAGCGCTTCCGCCGGCCGCCCTCCTCGCCCGCGGGGGAGCCCAGGCCGGCGGGCGGCCAGGCCGGAGCAGGGGAAGCGGCCGCGGCCGCCGAGCTGCTGCAGAAG CTGCAGCACCCGAGTGCCGATGTGAGAGAATTTGCTTGTGCCAGCATTTCCAAACTCCTGCAGCAGAAGCAGACAATCCCGGCCTTTGTCCAAAGGGATGTTGTCCGATGTTTGGGGCCCATGCTGCTCGATCAGAGCCTGGCGGTTCGAGAGACGGCTACGGGGGCACTTCG CAATCTCAGTGCCTGCGGAGGATTTGACGTCTGTGACGACATGGTTACGAAAGACGTCATGACGCCCCTCGTGGCTCTGCTGAAGCAG TGCCAGTCGGGGCTGGAAGAGAGCAACGGCTCCGTGAAAGAGCCCAAAGACACAGTCAAGAACTATACTGAAGACATAGCCAACGAGGCCGTGAACCTGTTGTGGAATGTGTG CGAATGCAACAGTACAGCTGTCTCCATATTCAACAGAGAAGGATGCCTGAACATCGTGCTCCAGTATTTGAAGAGGTTTCAGACAAATGTGGACCTGGCTATTGCAGTGG CCTCTTGCTTGCAGGCCGTCACTGAAGATAACCCGGATCTGCTTTCGTCCTTCGATGCTTCCGTGCACCAGTTGCTGGAAATGGCTATGGCGTCGTCGGACAAAACTATGGAGCACGTTCTTCTGCGGACGCTGGTGGCAG GGGTACTTTGGAATATAAAGAGCACAATACCCTCTGGGAGCCAAGCAGGCACGGTAAATGCTATCCTGAAGACCCTCTCGGAATGCTTAGTGGTGGACGCCGGTGAAGTGGTGATCCggatgaaggaggaggaaacGGAACGATTGAAAACGTCGGCGGAGCTGGGAATGGAGGGAAGTGTGGGCGACGGGGGCAGCGTGGTGGTGAACGAGGACGAACCGATGGAAGAAACACCCCCGAAAAACACTAAAGGGAAAAATGACATTTCAGATCTCCTTCCA TGCAGTAACCAGGAGCTGAAACAGGCAACGGCTTTACTCCTGGCTCAACAGACGGCTCTGGAAATCATCGTGAACATGTGCTGTAATGAGG AGCCCTCCGATGATGAGTGGGAAGAGCTCTCCAGTAGCGACGAAAGTGATACCTTCTTGGAAAATTCCTGCGAAGAAGGCGGGAAACTGATGTCACCTCTTTGCCTTTCCGCTGAGGTTCACACAGCTCTCATGAACCACCTGGTTCCAAAGAAG ATACTTGAAAGAACGGCTTTCCCCAACAGTGTCGCTGTTGACATCTGTACACGCAGTCCAGCTTGGAAGCCGCTTATTAAAAA GTTGAACATGGTGCAATATCGGGCTCTGACCTGCCTCCACAGCATCTTGTTGGTGTCGGACGTGGACTGCCTCGGGGGAGCTTCGGTCCTCCAGTCGCTGGCGCAGCACCTGTCCCAGTTGATTTTCTCACAGCCAG AGTTTTCTAAACAAACGGAATTCCTGGAAGCTGTCACCAGTGCGTTGCGGGCTCTTTTGCAAATGATGGTGTCTCATAACATACCTCAG TGCACCACTCCAGAACAACTGATGACTTTGTGCGAAGCTGGTATTCAAAGCGACAACATTGGCGTTCGGGTCAACGTCGTCAGCATTCTGGGAATCGCTGGCAGTGTGCTGTCCAAATTGGAAGACACTGTGGAAACACtaaag ATGATCGGGAAATTCCTCCTTGAGGTTGCGACGAAAGACCCTTCCCTGGTGGTAGCGGGCGAAGGCCTGGATGCCCTTTTTGACGTCTTCGCTGATGGAAAAGAAGCCGAGAAGGCGGCAGAGCAAATCGAACTGCGTCCTGCACTTAAGGCGTTCCAGCCAGTTTTCAAATTGCGA